Proteins co-encoded in one Quercus robur chromosome 8, dhQueRobu3.1, whole genome shotgun sequence genomic window:
- the LOC126694223 gene encoding 70 kDa peptidyl-prolyl isomerase-like yields the protein MQVLEVDSKNVKALYRRAQAYIQLVDLDLAEQDIKKALEIDPDNRDVKLESKILKEKVREYDKKDAQFYGSIFAKMNKLEQARSANTPQKQEPVPMIIDSKV from the exons ATGCAGGTGTTAGAAGTTGACAGTAAGAATGTAAAAGCTCTGTACAGGAGAGCACAAGCATACATACAACTTGTTGATTTGGATCTGGCAGAACAGGATATCAAAAAGGCTCTTGAGATAGACCCAGACAACAG GGATGTGAAGCTGGAGTCCAAGATTTTGAAGGAGAAAGTGAGAGAGTATGACAAGAAGGATGCCCAGTTTTATGGCAGCATCTTTGCAAAGATGAACAAATTAGAGCAAGCAAGATCAGCA AATACACCGCAAAAGCAGGAGCCAGTGCCAATGATAATTGACAGCAAGGTCTAA
- the LOC126694222 gene encoding probable disease resistance RPP8-like protein 4, translating into MNLVIYHGYEGEQLHIEEGGFQKLKFLGLTNLKILNRLIIDEGALPLLEKIEIGPCPLLEEVPSGIHHLKNLKDLEFFEMSREFVLSMQPDEGPDFWKVKHVPFVCFWYRIQGECYKTYKLGDSELLEHLQRKVKRWTTKVPSTFLRNHSTGFKYQHLKDIQVPDRTGYSFSLNQPEYQLLILSCLTTFIIVLLL; encoded by the exons ATGAATCTTGTGATTTACCATGGATATGAAGGTGAACAATTACATATTGAGGAAGGAGGCTTCCAGAAACTCAAGTTTCTAGGGCtcacaaatttgaaaattttgaataggtTGATAATAGATGAAGGTGCCCTGCCTCTTCTTGAAAAGATTGAAATTGGACCTTGCCCACTACTGGAGGAAGTGCCCTCTGGCATCCACCACCTGAAAAACCTCAaagatttggaattttttgaaatgtcgAGGGAATTTGTGCTTAGTATGCAACCAGATGAAGGGCCTGATTTTTGGAAAGTCAAGCATGTTCCTTTCGTTTGTTTTTGGTATAGGATTCAAGGGGAATGCTACAAAACCTACAAGCTTGGTGATTCAGAGTTGTTGGAGCATCTGCAAAGGAAAGTCAAGAGGTGGACAACCAAAGTACCCTCAACATTTTTGAGAAATCACAGCACAG GCTTCAAATACCAACATCTCAAGGATATTCAAGTGCCAGATCGTACAGGATATAGTTTTTCTCTCAATCAACCAGAATATCAGTTGCTGATTCTCTCCTGCCTGACCACCTTTATCATTGTATTGTTGTTGTAA